From Halomicrobium salinisoli, the proteins below share one genomic window:
- a CDS encoding PAS domain-containing sensor histidine kinase, which translates to MDHEDLVAAFSQTVGVEKADRLITEAAEDLGIEPAGTYSDGEIDDVCDTIQRSGDGYVRLVANEVRVRLQARRRFDALLDEITDPVVTVAFESTRPIVTAVNPAFEETFGYGPEAVGEPLTELIVPEDRRRDAVDRWLRADPDDGGVEVERLTADGDRRTLLFRPVVVTRGDGRIEGHGIYTDITERKRRERRLRHQNEQLEQFASVVSHDLRNPLQVARGRVEAALADADDERLREHLEAVQGANDRMERLIDDLLTLAREGQVVERQTPVRLGTVVDDAWAAVDAPEATIEVDCEHTVTADRSRLQQLLENLLRNAVEHGSTSPRSTSSHEDAAGASSSEPSVTGAPEDAVEHGSTDEDPVTVRVEGLDDGFYVEDDGPGIPPAERERVFEHGYTSRTDGTGLGLAIVEAIADAHEWEVAVGEGVDGGARFVVTGVTVL; encoded by the coding sequence ATGGACCACGAGGACCTCGTCGCCGCGTTCAGCCAGACCGTCGGCGTCGAGAAGGCCGACCGGCTGATCACCGAGGCCGCCGAGGACCTCGGCATCGAGCCCGCCGGGACCTACAGCGACGGCGAGATCGACGACGTCTGCGACACCATCCAGCGCTCCGGCGACGGCTACGTCCGCCTCGTGGCCAACGAGGTGCGCGTCCGCCTGCAGGCCCGGAGGCGCTTCGACGCCCTGCTGGACGAGATCACCGATCCCGTGGTGACCGTCGCCTTCGAGTCCACTCGGCCCATCGTCACCGCCGTCAACCCCGCCTTCGAGGAGACGTTCGGCTACGGCCCGGAGGCCGTCGGCGAGCCGCTGACCGAACTGATCGTCCCGGAGGACCGCCGCCGCGACGCCGTCGACCGGTGGCTCCGCGCCGACCCGGACGACGGCGGCGTCGAGGTCGAGCGCCTCACCGCCGACGGCGACCGCCGGACCCTCCTGTTCCGGCCGGTGGTCGTCACTCGCGGGGACGGCCGGATCGAGGGCCACGGCATCTACACCGACATCACCGAGCGCAAGCGCCGCGAGCGCCGGCTCCGCCACCAGAACGAGCAGCTCGAGCAGTTCGCCAGCGTCGTCTCCCACGACCTCCGCAACCCCCTGCAGGTCGCCCGAGGACGGGTGGAGGCCGCCCTCGCCGACGCCGACGACGAACGCCTTCGCGAGCACCTCGAGGCCGTCCAGGGCGCCAACGACCGCATGGAGCGGCTCATCGACGACCTGCTCACGCTCGCCCGCGAGGGCCAGGTCGTCGAGCGCCAGACGCCCGTTCGGCTCGGCACCGTCGTCGACGACGCCTGGGCGGCCGTCGACGCCCCCGAGGCCACGATCGAAGTGGACTGCGAGCACACCGTCACGGCCGACCGGTCGCGGCTCCAGCAACTCCTCGAGAACCTCCTGCGGAACGCCGTCGAGCACGGCTCGACGAGCCCTCGCTCGACTTCGTCTCACGAGGACGCCGCTGGAGCAAGCTCCAGCGAGCCCTCTGTCACTGGCGCTCCGGAGGACGCCGTCGAACACGGTTCGACGGACGAGGATCCGGTGACCGTCCGCGTCGAGGGCCTCGACGACGGGTTCTACGTCGAGGACGACGGGCCGGGTATCCCCCCAGCGGAGCGCGAGCGGGTGTTCGAGCACGGCTACACCTCCCGGACGGACGGGACCGGCCTCGGCCTCGCCATCGTGGAGGCCATCGCCGACGCCCACGAGTGGGAGGTGGCGGTCGGCGAGGGCGTCGACGGCGGCGCCCGCTTCGTTGTCACCGGCGTGACCGTCCTGTGA
- a CDS encoding FIST signal transduction protein, whose translation MDTAIGTAQAAADDGSLAGERAASGAVAELPGDRVDFCQVFCSVDYDYERVVGAVRDVVGSDAELIGCSAAETFTEDSVEEGAVAVAAVASDTLTVFTGSGEGLSDNVRRAVREAVDDLPGDVEGYPYRSAITLHDGLSSVGEELAIVCQQKLGPEVTVAGGAAADDHLMQATHVFHGDRVLEDAVVVALIAGEERPVVSVAHGHEPLSEPVEVTSADERRVHELDGRPAFQVWKDAVRESVREEFGADVDELDADDQLLQRILCEYEFGIDQGERYKMRWPWIEAETGDTLHFAVDVPEGTVLRVMHGTEDEQIESARTTARRALRAAGDTEMAGGFIYDCACRGIVLGDEFPRAVAAIDDELGLPFSGFETYGETCMGPGEFSGFHNNTTVALLLPK comes from the coding sequence ATGGACACCGCCATCGGGACGGCGCAGGCCGCGGCCGACGACGGTTCGCTGGCCGGCGAGCGGGCCGCGTCGGGCGCCGTGGCCGAGCTCCCCGGAGACCGCGTCGACTTCTGTCAGGTGTTCTGCTCGGTCGACTACGACTACGAGCGGGTCGTCGGTGCCGTCAGGGACGTCGTGGGATCGGACGCGGAGCTGATCGGCTGTTCGGCGGCCGAGACGTTCACGGAGGACAGCGTCGAGGAGGGTGCCGTCGCCGTCGCCGCTGTCGCCAGCGACACGCTGACCGTGTTCACTGGCTCCGGCGAGGGGCTGAGCGACAACGTCCGCCGGGCGGTCCGGGAAGCCGTTGACGACCTGCCCGGCGACGTCGAGGGGTACCCATACCGATCGGCGATCACCCTCCACGACGGACTGTCCAGCGTCGGCGAGGAGCTGGCCATCGTCTGCCAGCAGAAGCTCGGCCCCGAGGTGACCGTCGCAGGCGGGGCCGCCGCCGACGACCACCTCATGCAGGCGACCCACGTGTTCCACGGCGACCGGGTCCTCGAGGACGCCGTCGTCGTCGCCCTGATCGCCGGCGAGGAGCGACCCGTCGTCTCCGTCGCGCACGGTCACGAACCCCTCTCCGAGCCGGTGGAGGTCACCAGCGCCGACGAGCGCCGGGTCCACGAGCTCGACGGCCGGCCGGCGTTCCAGGTGTGGAAAGACGCCGTCAGGGAGTCCGTCCGCGAGGAGTTCGGCGCCGACGTCGACGAGCTCGACGCCGACGACCAGCTGCTCCAGCGGATCCTCTGTGAGTACGAGTTCGGCATCGACCAGGGCGAGCGCTACAAGATGCGCTGGCCGTGGATCGAGGCCGAGACCGGCGATACCCTGCACTTCGCCGTCGACGTCCCCGAGGGGACCGTTCTCCGGGTGATGCACGGCACCGAGGACGAGCAGATCGAGTCCGCGCGGACGACCGCCCGGCGGGCGCTGCGGGCCGCTGGCGACACCGAGATGGCCGGCGGGTTCATCTACGACTGCGCCTGCCGGGGCATCGTCCTCGGCGACGAGTTCCCGCGGGCCGTGGCCGCCATCGACGACGAGCTCGGGCTGCCCTTCTCCGGGTTCGAGACCTACGGCGAGACGTGCATGGGCCCGGGCGAGTTCAGCGGCTTCCACAACAACACGACCGTCGCGCTGCTACTCCCGAAGTGA
- a CDS encoding DUF373 family protein, with protein sequence MLLVLCVDLDDDLGRKTDFDTPVIGRDAVEEAAVALATADPEDSDVNVLFEGIHIHDSITDEAVEVAAVTGTEAGDVAANRAVGEEVDTVLASLATGEDVRALLVTDGAQDESVVPVIRSRIHIDGVRRVVVRQAQDLESMYYTIKQVLDDPETRGTILVPLGILLLIYPLAILADALQLPGSALGIISGLLGLYVLARGLGAEDLLDETVDQVRSGLYTGRVTIITYVVAAALLVIGGVSGAQAVREFPTASAPQVLAALVYGAVQWFAAAGVTTSFGRVTDEYLSDSFEWRYLNAPFYVLAIAVVLRGVSGFFLELVGISYLAMALTGGTLLGLGSTLAFAVAETRFEADPATSSGRGS encoded by the coding sequence ATGCTGCTGGTGCTGTGTGTCGACCTCGACGACGACCTCGGCCGCAAGACCGACTTCGACACGCCGGTGATCGGCCGGGACGCCGTCGAGGAGGCCGCCGTCGCGCTCGCCACCGCGGACCCGGAGGACTCCGACGTCAACGTCCTCTTCGAGGGGATCCACATCCACGACTCCATCACCGACGAGGCCGTGGAGGTCGCCGCCGTCACCGGGACCGAGGCCGGCGACGTCGCGGCCAACCGCGCGGTCGGCGAGGAGGTCGACACCGTCCTCGCATCGCTGGCCACCGGGGAGGACGTCCGCGCCCTGCTGGTCACCGACGGCGCCCAGGACGAGTCCGTCGTGCCGGTCATCCGCTCGCGGATCCACATCGACGGCGTCCGCCGCGTCGTCGTCCGCCAGGCACAGGACCTCGAGTCGATGTACTACACCATCAAGCAGGTGCTCGACGACCCCGAGACCCGCGGGACCATCCTCGTGCCGCTCGGAATCTTGCTGTTGATCTACCCGCTGGCGATCCTCGCCGACGCGCTCCAGTTGCCCGGCTCCGCCCTGGGGATCATCTCCGGCCTGCTCGGCCTGTACGTCCTCGCGCGCGGGTTGGGCGCCGAGGACCTGCTGGACGAGACCGTCGACCAGGTCCGGTCCGGACTGTACACCGGCCGCGTGACCATCATCACCTACGTCGTCGCCGCGGCCCTGCTGGTGATCGGCGGAGTCAGCGGCGCCCAGGCGGTCCGGGAGTTCCCGACCGCCTCGGCTCCGCAGGTGCTGGCCGCGCTCGTCTACGGCGCAGTCCAGTGGTTCGCCGCCGCCGGCGTCACCACCAGCTTCGGCCGCGTCACCGACGAGTACCTCTCCGACAGCTTCGAGTGGCGCTACCTCAACGCCCCCTTCTACGTGCTCGCCATCGCCGTCGTCCTCCGGGGCGTCAGCGGCTTCTTCCTCGAACTGGTCGGCATCTCCTACCTCGCGATGGCCCTGACCGGCGGCACCCTGCTGGGCCTGGGTAGCACGCTCGCCTTCGCCGTCGCCGAGACCCGCTTCGAGGCCGATCCGGCAACGTCAAGCGGTCGCGGGTCCTGA
- a CDS encoding ATP-dependent DNA helicase produces the protein MATTDDYMRFFPYEEPYDHQREAMGTIREALGDERDVLFEGACGTGKTLASLVPALEYARETDKTVVITTNVHQQMRQFVEDARAITAQERIRAVVFRGKGSMCHIDVDYEECQALRDTTRDLVDKEQDVADLERQQGDLLDQAQDGDADAVEARNAVMDELRDLEDDVAEIREEQSICDYYYRNLTTDTTEFYSWLFDDVRRPDDIYEYAHERDLCGYELLKEGIEGVDLVVCNYHHLLDPTIREQFFRWLGRDPEDVVAVFDEAHNVESAARDHARRTLTETTLESAVDELAESDDARADAAHNVIATFLSALRTAYEDAFEFGQREEVGEHWEDLAIANEDGRDDLTLGFLREYTGPGFHEELDQALKLGRELDEQYEEAFKNGETDTRQECQTLQAAQFVSDWLAESDDLGQYPVVSVRRSDEGQGDVYGRAELYTCIPSNVTSDLFEDLHAAVLMSATLRPFDVTEDVLGLEDAETMAYGPQFPEERRRTYAVDGPALFASERDDPETQDVVAGVLEDAARMTPGNTLAFFPSYAEAERYHERVATDARTYLDEPGTQARDLRREFVDDDDGVLFTSLWGTLAEGVSYDGDDARTVVVVGVPYPHLDDRMDAVQDAYATAFGGDEEAGWRYAVEIPTVRKTRQALGRVVRSPEDFGARILLDKRYTEAAGMEMRDYAVRGTFPPEERSEMIDVDPEKLKFAMLNFYRDVDGYDGEPPRP, from the coding sequence GTGGCGACGACCGACGACTACATGCGGTTTTTCCCCTACGAGGAGCCCTACGACCACCAGCGCGAGGCGATGGGGACGATCCGCGAGGCGCTGGGCGATGAGCGCGACGTGCTCTTCGAGGGGGCCTGCGGGACGGGCAAGACGCTGGCCTCGCTGGTGCCGGCCCTGGAGTACGCCCGCGAGACGGACAAGACGGTCGTCATCACGACGAACGTCCACCAGCAGATGCGCCAGTTCGTCGAGGACGCCCGCGCCATCACCGCACAGGAGCGCATCCGCGCCGTCGTCTTCCGCGGCAAGGGCTCGATGTGCCACATCGACGTCGACTACGAGGAGTGCCAGGCGCTCCGGGACACGACCCGCGACCTCGTCGACAAGGAGCAGGACGTGGCCGACCTCGAGCGCCAGCAGGGCGACCTCCTCGATCAGGCCCAGGACGGCGACGCGGACGCCGTCGAGGCCCGCAACGCCGTGATGGACGAGCTACGGGACCTGGAGGACGACGTCGCCGAGATCCGCGAGGAGCAGTCGATCTGCGACTACTACTACCGGAACCTCACGACGGACACGACGGAGTTCTACTCGTGGCTGTTCGACGACGTCCGCCGCCCGGACGACATCTACGAGTACGCCCACGAGCGCGACCTCTGTGGCTACGAACTCCTCAAGGAAGGCATCGAGGGCGTCGACCTCGTCGTCTGCAACTACCACCACCTGCTGGACCCGACCATCCGCGAGCAGTTCTTCCGCTGGCTCGGCCGGGACCCGGAGGACGTCGTCGCCGTCTTCGACGAGGCCCACAACGTCGAGTCGGCCGCCCGCGACCACGCTCGGCGGACGCTGACCGAGACCACCCTGGAGAGCGCCGTCGACGAACTGGCCGAGAGCGACGACGCCCGCGCCGACGCCGCGCACAACGTGATCGCCACGTTCCTCTCGGCGCTGCGGACCGCCTACGAGGACGCGTTCGAGTTCGGACAGCGAGAGGAAGTCGGCGAGCACTGGGAGGACCTCGCCATCGCCAACGAGGACGGCCGCGACGACCTGACGCTCGGCTTCCTCCGGGAGTACACGGGCCCGGGCTTCCACGAGGAGCTCGACCAGGCGCTGAAGCTGGGGCGGGAACTCGACGAGCAGTACGAGGAGGCGTTCAAGAACGGCGAGACCGACACCCGACAGGAGTGCCAGACGCTCCAGGCCGCCCAGTTCGTCTCGGACTGGCTGGCGGAGAGCGACGACCTGGGACAGTACCCCGTCGTCAGCGTCCGTCGCTCCGACGAGGGCCAGGGAGACGTCTACGGCCGGGCGGAGCTGTACACCTGTATCCCCTCGAACGTGACCAGCGACCTGTTCGAGGACCTCCACGCGGCCGTGCTGATGAGCGCCACCCTGCGGCCGTTCGACGTGACCGAGGACGTCCTCGGCCTGGAGGACGCCGAGACGATGGCCTACGGGCCGCAGTTCCCCGAGGAGCGCCGGCGCACCTACGCCGTCGACGGCCCCGCGCTGTTCGCCAGCGAGCGCGACGACCCGGAGACCCAGGACGTCGTCGCCGGCGTGCTCGAGGACGCCGCCCGGATGACGCCCGGGAACACGCTCGCCTTTTTCCCCAGTTACGCCGAGGCCGAGCGCTATCACGAGCGCGTGGCCACGGACGCGAGGACGTATCTCGACGAGCCCGGCACGCAGGCCCGTGACCTCCGCCGGGAGTTCGTCGACGACGACGACGGCGTCCTGTTCACTTCACTGTGGGGCACCCTCGCCGAGGGCGTCAGCTACGACGGCGACGACGCCCGGACCGTCGTGGTCGTCGGCGTCCCGTACCCCCACCTGGACGACCGCATGGACGCGGTCCAGGACGCCTACGCGACCGCCTTCGGCGGGGACGAGGAGGCCGGCTGGCGCTACGCCGTCGAGATTCCCACGGTGCGCAAAACCCGGCAGGCGCTCGGCCGGGTCGTCCGCTCGCCCGAGGACTTCGGGGCCCGGATCCTGCTGGACAAGCGCTACACCGAGGCCGCCGGGATGGAGATGCGCGACTACGCCGTGCGGGGGACGTTCCCGCCGGAGGAGCGCAGCGAGATGATCGACGTCGACCCCGAGAAGCTCAAGTTCGCGATGCTGAACTTCTACCGGGACGTCGACGGCTACGACGGCGAGCCGCCGCGGCCCTGA
- a CDS encoding radical SAM protein — translation MISEGCEQCAKGGKMVLFVYGYCDQRDCFYCPLGENRKNVDQVYANERPVEDDEDVIAEAKLMDALGTSITGGEPQEALDRTCHYLELLKDEFGEDHHTHLYTGITGGRENMRRLSEAGLDEIRFHPPVEQWGDLHGTEWEDILYIAREEGLTPAFEIPGIRAEEEFLDFLDEGAADFCNINEFEMSDGNYRRMQEEGFELKEDHMSAVEGSHEILETMGDHEKVYFCTSVFKDAAQHRSRLKRMARTIRREFDEVTDDGTLVYGKAWVSEDRLDELGVPEEFYAVKSDHVELAWWLLEEMVEEGDVENGEIVEQYPTYDGTVVERTPLSAGPGAGSGQSAAGD, via the coding sequence ATGATCTCCGAGGGCTGCGAGCAGTGCGCGAAAGGCGGCAAGATGGTACTCTTCGTCTACGGGTACTGCGACCAGCGGGACTGCTTCTACTGTCCGCTCGGGGAGAACCGCAAGAACGTCGATCAGGTGTACGCCAACGAGCGCCCCGTCGAGGACGACGAGGACGTCATCGCCGAGGCCAAGCTGATGGACGCGCTGGGCACGTCCATCACCGGCGGCGAACCGCAGGAGGCGCTGGACCGGACCTGCCACTACCTCGAACTCCTCAAAGACGAGTTCGGCGAGGACCACCACACGCACCTCTACACCGGCATCACGGGCGGCCGGGAGAACATGCGCCGGCTCAGCGAGGCCGGCCTCGACGAGATCCGCTTCCACCCGCCCGTCGAGCAGTGGGGCGACCTCCACGGCACCGAGTGGGAGGACATTCTCTACATCGCACGCGAGGAGGGCCTGACGCCGGCCTTCGAGATCCCCGGCATCCGCGCCGAGGAGGAGTTCCTCGACTTCCTCGACGAGGGCGCCGCCGACTTCTGCAACATCAACGAGTTCGAGATGTCCGACGGCAACTACCGCCGGATGCAGGAGGAGGGCTTCGAGCTCAAGGAGGACCACATGAGCGCCGTCGAGGGCAGCCACGAGATCCTCGAGACCATGGGTGACCACGAGAAGGTCTACTTCTGCACGAGCGTCTTCAAGGACGCCGCCCAGCACCGCTCGCGCCTGAAGCGGATGGCTCGCACGATCCGCCGCGAGTTCGACGAGGTCACCGACGACGGGACCCTCGTCTACGGGAAGGCCTGGGTCTCCGAGGACCGCCTCGACGAACTGGGCGTCCCCGAGGAGTTCTACGCCGTCAAGTCCGACCACGTCGAACTCGCCTGGTGGCTCTTAGAGGAGATGGTCGAGGAGGGCGACGTCGAGAACGGCGAGATCGTCGAGCAGTACCCGACCTACGACGGGACCGTGGTCGAACGGACGCCGCTGTCGGCGGGTCCGGGTGCCGGGTCCGGGCAGTCGGCGGCCGGGGACTGA
- a CDS encoding DUF7577 domain-containing protein has protein sequence MVGQAELALRVGAAVFVIVAPTLLFLGLWRGLEAMRDDELVEMAREQGYLESSPSPAAVTAELLPDAGTDTVVCEACGTDNLAEATYCQGCLRELPSGS, from the coding sequence ATGGTCGGGCAGGCCGAACTCGCGCTGCGCGTCGGGGCCGCCGTGTTCGTCATCGTCGCGCCCACGCTGCTCTTCCTGGGCCTCTGGCGCGGCCTTGAAGCCATGCGCGACGACGAACTCGTCGAGATGGCCCGCGAGCAGGGCTATCTGGAGTCCTCGCCCAGCCCCGCCGCCGTGACCGCCGAACTGCTCCCCGACGCCGGGACAGACACTGTCGTCTGCGAGGCCTGCGGCACCGACAACCTCGCGGAGGCGACGTACTGTCAGGGGTGTCTGCGGGAGTTGCCGAGCGGGAGCTAA
- a CDS encoding metallophosphoesterase: MLVIVSDTHGTDDPRLEGRTREAVDRAERVVHAGDFTTAAVYGAFDDRAARLTAVYGNNDSSELVERLPDVAAFEWRGRRFVVAHGHEHTETALSMLARQEDADVVVVGHSHRPAITEFGDALLVNPGSHADPRQYTPAHAEAEMDDRGEEIRVTLRRPDGATVSEVCQ; this comes from the coding sequence ATGCTCGTCATCGTCTCCGACACGCACGGGACCGACGATCCGCGCCTGGAGGGCCGCACGCGGGAGGCCGTCGACCGCGCCGAGCGGGTCGTTCACGCCGGCGACTTCACCACGGCGGCCGTCTACGGCGCCTTCGACGACCGCGCCGCGCGGCTCACGGCCGTCTACGGCAACAACGACTCGTCCGAGCTGGTCGAACGGCTGCCCGACGTCGCCGCGTTCGAGTGGCGGGGCCGGCGGTTCGTCGTCGCGCACGGCCACGAGCACACGGAGACTGCGCTGTCGATGCTCGCCAGGCAGGAGGACGCCGACGTGGTCGTGGTCGGTCACTCGCACCGACCGGCGATAACGGAGTTCGGCGACGCGCTGCTCGTCAATCCCGGCAGTCACGCCGATCCGCGTCAGTACACGCCTGCGCACGCGGAGGCCGAAATGGACGACAGGGGGGAAGAGATCCGCGTCACGCTGCGTCGGCCCGACGGGGCGACGGTGTCGGAGGTGTGCCAGTAG
- a CDS encoding ArsR/SmtB family transcription factor produces MSLLPSRDPASPDADPRVIPVDSDDADEVLSALSAETARKLLSELHEEPAPPGELADRVDTSLQNAKYHLDKLEAAGAVAVVDTAYSEKGREMDVYAPADQPLVICAGDEQETSGVRSALTSLLGGIGVLAVLSVAVQQVLGEGVASLLGPDVRSGSAGGSEPTTSYAADPNSPYTPTGMTADAVADGGSTAQSAGEAAVAAGLPPGLLFFAGGAVVLATMVALLYARQ; encoded by the coding sequence ATGTCACTGCTGCCCTCCCGGGACCCGGCGTCACCCGATGCGGATCCGCGGGTGATCCCCGTCGACAGCGACGACGCCGACGAGGTGCTGTCGGCGCTGTCCGCGGAGACGGCCCGGAAGCTGCTCTCGGAACTCCACGAGGAGCCGGCGCCGCCGGGCGAACTCGCCGACCGGGTCGACACCTCGCTACAGAACGCGAAGTACCACCTGGACAAGCTCGAGGCCGCCGGAGCCGTGGCAGTAGTCGACACAGCCTATTCCGAGAAAGGGAGGGAGATGGACGTCTACGCGCCGGCGGACCAGCCGCTGGTCATCTGCGCTGGCGACGAACAGGAGACGTCCGGCGTGCGCAGCGCGCTGACGAGCCTCCTCGGCGGGATCGGCGTGCTCGCCGTCCTCAGCGTCGCGGTCCAGCAGGTGCTCGGCGAGGGGGTCGCGTCGCTGCTCGGTCCGGACGTGCGGAGCGGGAGCGCCGGCGGGAGCGAGCCCACCACCAGTTACGCGGCGGACCCGAACAGCCCGTACACCCCGACGGGAATGACGGCGGACGCCGTCGCCGACGGCGGGAGCACAGCCCAGAGCGCCGGCGAAGCGGCCGTCGCAGCCGGCCTGCCGCCGGGACTGCTCTTCTTCGCGGGCGGCGCGGTCGTCCTCGCGACGATGGTCGCGCTGTTGTACGCCCGGCAGTGA
- a CDS encoding aminopeptidase: protein MDPRIREHAEIVVDHSVDLQPGDDVIVRAPPAAEDLVVALHELIGEVGANPHTVLASDRASRAYLRAHDGDFETPDHELALVEESDAYIAIRADDNVTETSDVDPETNAARSQAHQPILDERLSKRWCLTQFPAPANAQLAELSTEAYEEFVYDAVNKDWDAVREHQAQMVEIMDPADEVRIVSGDTTDVTMSVAGNPTLNDYGEHNMPGGEVFTAPVPDSVEGEVLFDKPLYHQGREVTDVYLAFEGGEVVDHSAEKNEEVLTEVLNTDDGARRLGELGIGMNRDIDRFTYNMLFDEKMGDTVHMAVGRAYDDTVGEGNEQNQSAVHVDMIVDMSEDSYIEVDGEVVQRDGTFRFEDGFEESEV, encoded by the coding sequence ATGGACCCGCGCATCCGCGAGCACGCCGAGATCGTCGTCGACCACTCCGTCGACCTCCAGCCCGGTGACGACGTGATCGTCCGCGCCCCGCCCGCCGCAGAGGACCTCGTCGTCGCCCTGCACGAACTGATCGGCGAGGTCGGAGCGAACCCCCACACCGTCCTGGCCAGCGACCGCGCGAGCCGGGCGTACCTGCGCGCCCACGACGGCGACTTCGAGACGCCCGACCACGAACTCGCACTGGTCGAGGAGTCCGACGCGTACATCGCGATCCGGGCCGACGACAACGTCACCGAGACCAGCGACGTCGATCCCGAGACCAACGCCGCTCGTTCGCAGGCCCACCAGCCCATCCTCGACGAGCGCCTCTCCAAGCGCTGGTGTCTCACCCAGTTCCCCGCGCCCGCCAACGCCCAGCTGGCCGAGCTCTCGACGGAAGCCTACGAGGAGTTCGTCTACGACGCCGTCAACAAGGACTGGGACGCCGTCCGCGAGCACCAGGCCCAGATGGTCGAGATCATGGACCCCGCCGACGAGGTCCGCATCGTCTCCGGCGACACCACCGACGTCACCATGAGCGTCGCCGGCAACCCGACGCTGAACGACTACGGCGAGCACAACATGCCCGGCGGCGAGGTGTTCACTGCGCCCGTCCCCGACAGCGTCGAGGGCGAGGTCCTCTTCGACAAGCCCCTCTATCACCAGGGCCGCGAGGTCACCGACGTCTACCTGGCGTTCGAGGGCGGCGAAGTCGTCGACCACTCCGCCGAGAAGAACGAGGAGGTTCTCACGGAGGTTCTCAACACCGACGACGGCGCCCGCCGCCTCGGCGAACTCGGCATCGGCATGAACCGCGACATCGACCGGTTCACCTACAACATGCTGTTCGACGAGAAGATGGGCGACACCGTCCACATGGCCGTCGGCCGCGCCTACGACGACACCGTCGGCGAGGGCAACGAGCAGAACCAGTCCGCCGTCCACGTGGACATGATCGTCGACATGAGCGAGGACTCCTACATCGAGGTCGACGGCGAGGTCGTCCAGCGGGACGGGACGTTCCGGTTCGAGGACGGCTTCGAGGAGAGCGAGGTCTGA
- a CDS encoding cation diffusion facilitator family transporter: MAESKAVVMAALVANGAIAILKFGGFLLTGSAAMLSETYHSISDTGNQVFLLIGLRFSGRERDRRHPFGYGKAEFFYSFLVSVFLFGIAGWESLKHGYSQLTAGGHGGDHAGEAVEFLWLTYTPPAWLDPVTVNYVVLLGAFGFETWALYKARAGMLAQIRENDWSGYREAFRKTSDVTTLTALTEDTIALAGIVIALVGITLEQLTGSPFFDRLSAVLIGLMLMGFALALAWENKRLILGESLPKDVERELRDSILSFDGVVDIVGFRTVYFGPGEVLVTADVAFDPGMETDEIDDLITSIEATLKEAGQGVVKVYIEPEDEPTTGAKEAAS; the protein is encoded by the coding sequence ATGGCTGAGAGCAAGGCGGTCGTCATGGCGGCGCTGGTCGCGAACGGCGCTATCGCGATACTGAAGTTCGGCGGGTTCCTCCTGACCGGGAGCGCCGCGATGCTGTCGGAGACGTATCACAGCATCTCCGACACCGGGAACCAGGTGTTCCTCCTGATCGGGCTCCGCTTCAGCGGCCGGGAGCGCGACAGGCGCCACCCCTTCGGCTACGGCAAGGCGGAGTTCTTCTACAGCTTCCTCGTGTCCGTGTTCCTGTTCGGCATCGCGGGCTGGGAGAGCCTGAAGCACGGCTACAGTCAGCTCACCGCAGGCGGCCACGGCGGCGATCACGCCGGCGAGGCCGTCGAGTTCCTGTGGCTCACGTACACGCCACCGGCGTGGCTCGATCCGGTGACGGTGAACTACGTCGTCCTGCTGGGCGCGTTCGGCTTCGAGACCTGGGCGCTGTACAAGGCCCGCGCGGGGATGCTCGCCCAGATCCGGGAGAACGACTGGTCCGGCTACCGGGAGGCGTTCCGGAAGACCAGCGACGTGACGACGCTGACGGCGCTGACCGAGGACACCATCGCGCTGGCGGGCATCGTCATCGCGCTGGTCGGGATCACGCTCGAACAGCTGACCGGCAGTCCCTTCTTCGACCGGCTGTCGGCGGTCCTGATCGGGCTCATGCTGATGGGCTTCGCCCTGGCGCTGGCCTGGGAGAACAAGCGGCTGATCCTCGGCGAGAGCCTCCCGAAGGACGTCGAACGGGAGCTCCGCGATTCGATACTGTCGTTCGACGGCGTGGTGGACATCGTCGGCTTCCGGACGGTGTACTTCGGCCCGGGCGAGGTGCTCGTCACGGCCGACGTCGCCTTCGATCCGGGCATGGAGACCGACGAGATCGACGACCTGATCACGTCGATAGAGGCGACCCTGAAGGAGGCCGGACAGGGCGTCGTCAAGGTGTACATCGAGCCGGAGGACGAGCCGACGACCGGTGCCAAGGAGGCGGCGTCGTAG